TTTCGTTGTAGTCTTGAATGCGCTCGCGCTTGATGTGGCGCCATGCCCCGATCGTGTTCAAGTATTGGGCCGAGGTGGGAGTGAGAGAGCTGCACCGGTTCGAAAACTGGCCGGATGGGAGGTTCCAAGTCCGTAACTTGGACAAGTCTTGGGCTTCGACGAGAGCTACCCTGAGGCGGGATGTTACCGGGTTGGATCCTGTGAGAGTTCAGTGCGGCTCCAGCGGCCTAGGGGTGTCAATTAGGCCTTACGGAGTGCGGTGAGAAGGCTGAGACCAGCTGGTCCGCCTCCCacgcagacgacatcatAGATATCTAGTTCCGCGGCCGGGGATGTTGCGCTCGCGCTCGCATAGGACCGGCGAGCCTGAATCTGGAACTTGCGAGTGCAGGTTCGGCAGACGAAACGGTTCCTGGCCAAAAGAGTCCGAGGAGCCACCATTGTGTACAAGCTGTCAGGTGGAGAGCTCTGGAGAGTTGGACAGGATCTTGATCATATGAAATGGTCACTCGAGATGCCCGACAAGCTCTAGCCAAGCTAGCTCGAAGAGAAAAAAGTCGCCACATCTCAGCCACAGATCTTTGGGACATCCCTGCTTCGTGATCCCTGCCCAGTGGATAGCCGATTAGTAATGTGGCTTGGGCTACAAGCTCTATCTTGCTCTGTGCGTAATAAGTCCATCCCCCCTTGTAATCTTGGAAAGAAACCCCTGTTCCAACGGACCAACAGCAGTTGTCGACCCACACAAGGTAGTGTTTTTTCCCGCATGACCTGTTGCCACAGCACCCAGAGTAGAGGGCAGCTGCGTCAGTGGGCTTCGATTTGATTTCATCATTTTATCAAGATCTGTCCACAGGTCGCATCCATCGCACAAACTTGCGTCTTACACCCCATCGCTCTGACCTGGTGCGTACCTGTCAAGGCCGCAGAAATCGTGGCCGATTGCTCTGTGTGATAGTATCTTTGCGCTTGCGCTAGCCGATTCCTTGCGTCCAACACCAAGGTTTCACGGCGCAGAGTACAAAGGTTGCCTTGAGCTCCCCTTGACATCACTGCCGCATAGTGTCTCAGCCGCACCTATATCATCGCAGGGCAGTCTTTCTCTGAGCGCAAcgtcttttctttttttttttttttgcacCTTATTCTTGCACTTTTCCCAACGTTGCTGGACTCCAAAATACAATATGGACGACTATGAGTATCTCCAGCCGGGGTTTGACTCCAAGTCGCTGACGGTGCCCCGGCTGCGATCCATCCTGGTTGCCCACGATATCCAGTATCCCGCCACAGCAAAGAAGCCCCAACTCCTGCAACTTTTTGAAGACGAAGTCGTCCCCCAAGCAAAGAAGATACTGGCGAAGCAAGCCAGGGCCAAGAGATCGAGCAGGGGCATTGTCGACGCGGGAAGCGCCCAAGATATCGACTCTTTCGACGACTATGAGCTTGCCCCACCTACACCTAGAGCGACCAGGTCGAAATCGCCACGCAAGGCTACCCCCAGGATCAAGAGTGAGGATTACGGGCAagaggcgccgccgtcagTGAGATCCACGAAGAGGACGGTGCGGATTCCAAAGACACAAATACCAGAGCCTGAGCTTGAACCCGAAGTCGAGCAATACACAGAGCCAAATCACGAGCCGGAGCCGCCCAAGTCTATTCGCAAGCGCGCTGCCACTCCCAGGATTCCCAAGGTCAAGCAAGAAGAATCGGAAGAGGATTTTTTTAATCGAAGGGAGTCTCAATACTTCTCGTCAGAGAACCCTTTTCAGAGTGGTAGCCCTGCAGCGCAGTTCATTGCCAGCCCAACAGGGCGAAGGAAGACCACCGGCATAGATACTGTCAGGAGCAGACAAGAAGACGGTGTTCGACGACCGACGGACGGTCATTACGCTGAAGATCGACCGAAATCATCGAAGAAGTCTCACGCGTTCGAAGTTCCTATCAACGAGTTGCTCCGCGAGGAGGTTCCGGACTTGCAGTCTTACGAGGTTGAGGCTGGGGAAGAATTTACTCCTGATGCGCAGTTCGAGATGGAACAGGAAATGGCCGCGAGCGGCGAAAGAGCGATTGCGCCGCGTCGCGCAGAGCCTTCTCGTCAGAGACGCAGTCTCTCCAAGCCCCTATGGGCTCTTGCTGTCGCACTTTTCGGAGCCTATGGCGCATGGTATCGACAAGAGAAGATTGCTGTCGGCTATTGTGGACTCGGTCGGCCTGCTACACAAATCATCCCTGCCGACGTTCCAGTTCCCGACTGGGCTGTACATCTCGTCGAACCCCAGTGCGAGCCTTGCCCACAGCATGCATACTGCTACGCTGACTATTCCGTCCGTTGCGAGCCTGACTTTCTTCTCAAGCCGCACCCGCTGTCTTTTGGCGGCCTAGTGCCCCTTCCTCCAACATGCGAGCCGGACGGAGAGAAGGTCAGAAGAGTGAAAGCGGTGGCCGACAAAGCTATCGAAGAGCTGCGTGAGAGGCGTGCACAGTTTGAGTGCGGTGACTCTGCCACTGAGGCTAGTTCGGCGCCAGATACCCCTTCCATCGATGAAGAAGAGTTGAAGGCCGCCATCAGCGCCAAGCGAAGCAAGAAAATGAATAAGCAGGAGTTTGACGACCTTTGGGTTGCCGCTATCGGAGATGTCAAGGGCCGAGAGGAAGTGGAAGCGGTACCGTAAGTCATCAACCACCCTGTTTTGCTTTTGGATTTCCCGTTTGTCCCGTATATCCGTAACGTCAACGCCAATTCTGACCAGTGTACTAACCAGATCGGTTGTGCCCGAAGTAGAAAGGCCAATTCCACCTCAATTTCAGACGCCTAcctctcgtcctcctctctcgCTCGGCTTCCGATCGGCTGCGCCATCAAGCGTTCAGTCAAGCTCGGGCTGGCAAGACATCGACTCTCAATTGGATCTTTGATGCTCCTGATCTCGGTCTACTTTTACATTCGACGCAAGTACAGGTCGCACAAGGCAACCGCGGCGCAGGTCCCCGCGCTTGTTGACCTTGTGCTGTCCAGACTTGCAACGCAAaaggagctcggcgaagaggatATCGACGACCCTTGGCTATTCTTACCCAATCTCCGCGATGACGTTCTGCGGTCGGTGCATTCTCTCAGCGAGCGAGATCGTATCTGGACCCGAGTCAAGGCTGTCGTCGAGCAAAACAGTAATGTTCGGACCAGTCAAAGAGAGGGACGCAGCGGCGAGGTTGGTCGTGCATGGGAGTGGATCGGACCTATCGCTGGAGACAGCGCTAGAAGGCGCAAGAGTGGACGTCGTTCGGACCCTGCAGCGGATATCAAGACGGAGAATACCCCTGGGACGCCGGAGAGCAAGATTGGCGTGCATTCGAGGTGGGAGGAGCCGCGACCTATCTACTAAGGCGCGCAGCGGATAATGGTTGCGTGTCTAGTGAGAGTTCATTCGAGTTTCTTCCGATCGCACCCTTTTTGCTGAACGGAATGGTTTTTCTTATTTTATTATTGTAACGAATGCGATTCTTTCGCGGGAGTATCCAGCAAACTCTTCCTTTCGCAAGAC
The DNA window shown above is from Colletotrichum destructivum chromosome 2, complete sequence and carries:
- a CDS encoding Putative LEM/LEM-like domain superfamily, HeH/LEM domain, MAN1, winged-helix; this translates as MDDYEYLQPGFDSKSLTVPRLRSILVAHDIQYPATAKKPQLLQLFEDEVVPQAKKILAKQARAKRSSRGIVDAGSAQDIDSFDDYELAPPTPRATRSKSPRKATPRIKSEDYGQEAPPSVRSTKRTVRIPKTQIPEPELEPEVEQYTEPNHEPEPPKSIRKRAATPRIPKVKQEESEEDFFNRRESQYFSSENPFQSGSPAAQFIASPTGRRKTTGIDTVRSRQEDGVRRPTDGHYAEDRPKSSKKSHAFEVPINELLREEVPDLQSYEVEAGEEFTPDAQFEMEQEMAASGERAIAPRRAEPSRQRRSLSKPLWALAVALFGAYGAWYRQEKIAVGYCGLGRPATQIIPADVPVPDWAVHLVEPQCEPCPQHAYCYADYSVRCEPDFLLKPHPLSFGGLVPLPPTCEPDGEKVRRVKAVADKAIEELRERRAQFECGDSATEASSAPDTPSIDEEELKAAISAKRSKKMNKQEFDDLWVAAIGDVKGREEVEAVPKANSTSISDAYLSSSSLARLPIGCAIKRSVKLGLARHRLSIGSLMLLISVYFYIRRKYRSHKATAAQVPALVDLVLSRLATQKELGEEDIDDPWLFLPNLRDDVLRSVHSLSERDRIWTRVKAVVEQNSNVRTSQREGRSGEVGRAWEWIGPIAGDSARRRKSGRRSDPAADIKTENTPGTPESKIGVHSRWEEPRPIY